Part of the Imperialibacter roseus genome, TCCTTCCTGGCATTTCAAGATCTGGTGCTACTATTTCCACCGGACTGCTGCTGGGTATCAAAAAAGATGTTGTAACCAGGTTCAGCTTCCTTATGGTGTTGGTACCAATCCTAGGGGCTGCTTTTCTTAAACTGCTTGATTTCTTGAAGACGCCAGAAATTGCCAGTCAGGTAAGTGCCACTGCCTTATCACTAGGTTTCCTGGCTGCATTTGTTTCAGGCATGGCCGCCTGCCAGTGGATGATTAGCATAGTAAGGAAAGGCAAACTGATCTACTTCGCTGTTTACTGCCTTATTGTAGGCCTCATTGCCATATTTGTTAGCCTGTGAGAGGAAAGAAGCGCTACGACTTTGAGGCTGGAGAGACCATCGGCATAGATAAGCCCAAAGAATGGACCTCTTTTGATGTGGTGAAGAAAGTCCGTAACACAATAAGGATAAAGAAAGTGGGCCATGCAGGAACGCTTGATCCTTTGGCGACAGGCCTGCTGATCATCTGCACGGGCAAAGCGACCAAAACCATCAATCAGATCCAGGAACAAAGAAAGAAGTACACCTGCACGCTGGTGCTGGGCAAAACCACCCCAAGCGTCGATTTGGAAACCGCTTTTGACAGTGAAACCGACACCCAACATCTGTCGGCAGACCAGATAGCAGAAGTCCTTTACAGTTTTCAAGGCGCTATTCAACAGGTACCGCCGGTCTATTCCGCCATCAAGGTGGATGGAAAAAGGGCTTACGAAAGTGCCCGAAAAAATGAAACACTTGAACTGAAAGCACGTGAAGTAACTATTTACTCGCTGCAGGTATTGAATATGAACCTTCCCGAAGTGGAGTTTGTAGTGGAATGCTCAAAGGGCACCTATATCCGAAGTCTTGTGAGAGACATAGGTGAAAAACTTGGTGTCGGCGCCTACATGTCGGCCCTTCGCAGGAACTCTATCGGTGATTATCAGGTTGAAGATGCCTTTACTATAGAAGAGTTCACCAGTATTTTTACATCAAAGCCAGGAAATGAAAGTAGTTGAGGGAATTGCAAGGCTTGATCATGATGGCTACATGGTTGTTACCGCCGGCACTTTCGATGGCGTACATGTAGGACATAAGGCAATTTTGCAACAGGTGTGCGAACAAGCGAGAGTCCACAATGGAAAATCTGTTGTTATCACCTTTTGGCCCCATCCAAAATTCATATTAGGAGATGCATCCACACTCAAACTTCTTTCGACCTGGAAAGAAAAAGAGGAGTTATTCAGGAAATCAGGCATTGATTTTCTTGTGAAGATTCCATTCACTAAAGAATTCTCAGAACTGAGCGGCGATGCCTTTATCAGACAAGTGCTGGTAGATGCGCTCGGCACCAAAAAACTCATCATTGGCTACGACCACAAGTTTGGAAAAAACCGTGAAGGAAGCTTCGAGTACCTGCAGGAAAATGCTTCTCAATACGGCTTTGAAGTCGAAGAAATACCCCGTCAGGACATTGACCATATTGGCATAAGCTCGACCAAGGTTCGCAAGGCGCTCATGGAAGGCAATATTGAACATGCCAACGAGTTTCTTGGTTATCACTATATGCTGGAAGGCGAAGTGGTGAAGGGCGACAAGATTGGGACAGGTTTGGGCTTCCCCACTGCCAATTTACACATTGAAGAAAGTTTCAAACTGATCCCTGCCGATGGCATTTATGCGGTGACGGTTGATTTCAAAGGAAAGAGTTTTGGTGGAATGCTCTACATAGGCAACAGACCCACACTAAAGGCGTCACCCAAAACTATTGAGGTAAATATTTTTAACTTTGACCAGTCAATCTACGGTGAAAGAATTCGGGTGAACTTTGTGGCGCTTTTGAGAAAAGACCAACGGTTCGACAGTCTGGAAACGCTCAAACAGCAATTGATCATCGACAGAGAGCAGGCAATTAGCGTATTGAAACAGCTTAAATAATGCGTTTATGATTAGCAAAGTTGTGAAAAATGCCGAAGAAGCAGTGGCCGACATCCACGATGGATCGGTATTGATGCTTGGGGGCTTCGGACTCTGCGGCATCCCCGAAAATTGCATATCTGCTTTGCTTTCAAGCGGCGTGAAAAACCTGACGTGCATTTCGAACAATGCCGGTGTGGATGACTTTGGCATCGGCCTGCTGCTAAAAACCAGACAAGTGAAAAAGATGATTTCCTCCTATGTAGGAGAAAATGCAGAGTTTGAGCGGCAGCTGCTGAGCGGTGAGCTGGAGGTAGACCTGGTTCCTCAGGGTACGCTGGCCGAAAGAATAAGGGCGGGCGGCGCTGGCATCCCAGCCTTCTTCACCCCTGCTGGTTACGGCACCGAAGTGGCCGAGGGTAAAGAAGTAAGGGAATTTGATGGAAAAAAATATTTGCTAGAAGCCTGGTTGAAGGCGGACTTTTCGCTGGTAAAAGCCTGGAAGGGAGACACTGCCGGGAACCTGGTTTTTAAAGGGACAGCCAGGAATTTTAACCCTATGATGGCCACAGCTGGCCGGATTACAATTGCTGAAGTAGAAGAGCTGGTGCCTGCCGGCACACTCAACCCCAACGACATTCATACACCGGGCGTATTCGTTCAACGAATTTTCCAGGGGGTAAACTACGAAAAGCGCATCGAGCAAAGAACAATTCGCCAGGCATAATGGCAGCTATTTAAATATTCAACCAATGGGATTAGACAAAATAGCCATCGCCAAAAGAATAGCCCAGGAGGTAAAGGACGGCATGTACATCAACCTGGGCATAGGCATACCTACTCTGGTGGCCAACTACCTGCCTGACGGCATCGACGTGGTGCTGCAGTCGGAAAATGGCTTACTGGGCATAGGCCCCTTCCCTACTGAGGAGGAAGTAGATGCTGACCTGATCAATGCCGGTAAGCAAACGGTGTCTATGATACCCGGCTCGTCGCTTTTCAGCTCGGCCGACAGCTTTGCCATGATCCGTGGGGGGCATATACATTTGACCATTTTGGGTGCCATGGAGGTATCGGAAAATGGCGATATCGCCAATTGGAAAATCCCTGGTAAGATGGTGAAAGGCATGGGTGGAGCGATGGACCTGGTGGCTTCTGCAGACAACATCATAGTGGCCATGCAGCACAAAAGCAAAGACGGCCAATCGAAGTTATTAAAAGAGTGTACACTACCTTTGACGGGCATTCGGTGCGTGAAGAAAATAGTGAGCGACCTCGCCGTGCTCGAAGTGCTATCGGAAGGCGGGTTCAAGCTGCTCGAAAGAGCTCCCGGCGTAAGTGTGGAAGAAATAAAAGCTTCCACAGCTGGCAAGCTTATTGTGGAAGGTGAGATTCCTGAAATGAGGATTAATTAAACATAACATAAATGAAAATTCTTAAAAGCTTTTGGATTGCAGGTCTTCTTTTAGCCGTCGTTTCCTGTAAAAAAGATGATGACGATGGTGGTGGGTTGCCTGTCTTTTTCTCTTTGCAAAATGATATTGATCTGGGTAAGCAGGTGAGTGATGAGATTGCTGCCAATCCTACGGAATATCCGGTTCTGGACGAAACAGAGTATGCCGAAGCGTATGCCTACCTTCAGGGAATAACGGACGAAATCCTGAACAGCGGCAAGATTGAGTACAGAGATGAATTTGCATGGAAAATTCATATTATCCATGATGACGAAGTGCTCAATGCATTTGCAACGCCTGGTGGTTATATTTATGTATACACAGGTTTGATCAAATACCTTGACCAGGAAGACGACTTAGCTGGCGTAATGGGTCATGAGCTTGCGCACGCTGACAGAAGGCACAGTATGCAGCAAATGCAGAAGGCATATGGTCTTCAGCTCGTGCTCAACGTTATCCTTGGGCAAAACCCTTCAAAGCTGGCAGAAATTGCTGGCGCTGTTGCCGGAAATGCAACCACCCTGGCATTTAGCCGTGACAACGAATCGGAGGCTGACGAGTATTCTGTCATTTACCTGGCTGAAGGCAAATATGCCTGCAATGGCGCTTACAGCTTTTTCCAAAAGCTGCTCGACAGCAATCAGGCAGGAAAAACACCGAAATTCCTAAGCACACACCCGGATCCAGCATCAAGGGTGGAAGATATTAACGCCAAGGCAACTGAGCTGGGCTGCGACACCACTCCTCTTGCGCCAGCCTCTTACGAGGACTTTAAGAATAGTTTACCTGAATAATAAAGCATTAATGAACAAGTCAGAAATACGTTTTACAGTTGAAATGGACGAAAACAGGGTCCCGGAAAAGATAGTCTGGGATGCCGACGAAAAGGCGGGTGAAGAGCTCAGCGAAACCAATGCAATTGCGTTGGCCTTGTGGGATGCTGATCAAAAAAACACGCTCCGTATCGACTTGTGGACAAAAGATATGGAAGTGCCTGATATGAAACGTTTCTACATAGACTGCATCGGCGGCATGGCGCAGAGCGTGCTCAATGCCACCGGAGACGAGTTTATGTCGCAAGAAATGAATGCACTATGTGACAAACTGGTCACCTACCTGCAAAAAGAAGGGGAGCAATAAGCTCTCCTTCTTTTTTGCGAATAAACCTTACCCGATCCAGCGTTTCGCCCTTTCTTCCCTCCCATTTGATGCCTATGACCTACCCATCAGACCAACTTTGCAATGGTGGATATTGCCTGGCAACTCCATTCAATGCGGCACCCGTCAACAGAATAATGGCCCCCTGTGTTTGGCCCGGCAGCATTTCGTGACAATTTTTAACAACTCCGTACCATTCAACCGGTGAAATAGCATTTTAAAAAATTACAATTTCACTATTCTAATATGGGGTCTACTTTTATCGGATAGTTAATAGCACTGTCAGGCACATGAATTTGCCAGTTGGACAATAGATACATCATATACTCAAAAGTGTACTAGCAAATAGCTTTGAAACAACAGTTTGGAACGACAGTTATCAAAGTTTTGATGCACTTATTTCCTGTTTCTGTACTGTTAGCAATACTAATTAGATGTTAAGAACTCTTACCATTACGTTCCTATTATTTTCGCTTCTCAGAGTCCATGGGCAAGCTGTCACCATTTCGGGAACTGTGAAGGGAGCCAACGATTACTTAGGTCTCCCCGGTGCTACCGTACTGGGTGAAAAACTAAGCTCTCCTCCTGCCTCTTTGGGTGTGGTCACTGATCTTGAGGGAAAATTCAAGCTTGAGAAGGTGGAGCCGGGCAGCTACCGTTTTCAGTTTCAATATATCGGATATCAGACGGTGACAAAAAATGTAACTGTCGGCATAAAGGACATTTCCTTTGGAGACATTCTACTGGAAGAAGAGACCAAGACGCTTGAAGAAGTAAAAGTTACTGCCCAGGCTATGATGAGTGAGCAGAAAGGAGATACCTCTGTTTTCAACGCACTGGCTTTCAAAACAGTACCCGATGCCAGTGCCGAAGACCTGGTGCAAAAGATGCCGGGCATTGCGATGGTGGATGGCGTAATACAAGCCCAGGGCGAAAACGTTCAGCGAATTCTTATCGACGGAAAGCCTTTTTTCGGCGGCGATGTGCAGGCTGCTTTGCAGAGCCTACCCGCTACTGTGATTGAAAGCATTCAGGTGTTTGACAAAAAGAGCGACCAGAGCGAGCTAACCGGGTTTGACGACGGTGAAAGAATAAAGACGATTAATATCATCACAAAGCCCAATCGCAGAAGAGGGCAGTTTGGAAAAACTTCGGTAGGAGCTGGAACTGATCAACGTTATATGGCAGGCGCTAACCTCAATATGTTCAATGGCGACCGTCGGGTTACTATATCAGGCCTTAGCAACAACATCAATATTCTCAACTACTCGGCAAGCCCCAATGCAAGTGCCGACAGCAGAACCCAGGATGGCATCATCAACAACAACGCCATTGCAGTAAACTTTGCTGACACCTGGGCAAAGTCGCTGGAGGTAAGTGGCAGCTACTTGTACAACCACAGGCAGGATGAAACCACCCAAACCAGGTTCAGAGAATATGTGCTCCCGTCCGACTCAGGGCAGGTTTACTCAGAAAGCAGCTACAACAATGCCACTAACGCCGAACACAGGGTGTTTATGAAAGTCGACTACAAGATCAACGACAACAACAGGATCATTTGGCGGCCATCAGCTTCCTTCGGCAATAACATCCGCAATTCCAACTTCCTCGGTCGCACAACCTCGGATTTTGGCCCGGTGAACCAAACCGAAAACAGCTCGTCGTTCGATCTCTTTGATTTGGACTACTTCAATAACCTGATGTACAACCATCAATTTGAAAAAAAGGGGCGTGCATTCACGATCAACCTCCGAAACGGCTTTCACGTCAATACCGACGACAGGTACAGGCTGGCCGAAAATATCTTCTATCAATCGGCTGACAGCAGTCAATTGCTCAAGCAAAATATTGAGTGGAACCGAAAAGGACACGACTGGAGGGTCAACGCTTCCTATACTGAGCCCGTGGGTGCCAACGGACGAATTGAACTGGAGCATACAATGGGCGACAGAATCAATGACTCTGACAGAAGACTGTACGACTTTTCGGAGCAGTTCGATGACTACACCCTACTCGATGAGGCGTTGAGCAACACCTTCGACAACAGCTACTTTACACAGGAAACAGAGCTGGGTTACCAATACACACTAAAAAAACTTACTGCGCAGGTAGAGGTGGAATATCAGGACGCCAAACTGAAAAATGACCAGCAGTTTCCAAGGGAATACACACTCAATCGGCGCTTTAATAGCGTGTTACCGTCGTCCCGGTTTCGCTACAAGTTTACCGACAATACCAATATCGAACTAGATTACCGCACCTGGACCAGAGAGCCACAAATAGGACAGCTGCAGGACGTAATTGACAACTCAAATCCGCTTCAGCTTCGCACGGGAAATGTGGATCTTAACCAAACATATACCAATAGAATCAGAACCCGTATAAGGTCAAACAACCCCGAAACAAATAGGTCAATGTTTGTTTATGCCCACACCGAGCTCACCAGCAACTACATTGGAACGAGCACCTTTATTGCCGAAGAACAGACAACAGTTGGACAAGGAGTGGTACTTGAAAAAGGCTCTCAGCTAATAAGCCCGGTTAACCTGGGTGGATACAAGGAATTCAGGTCATACCTGAGTTATGGCCAACCCTTCTCGTTGATCAAATCAAATGTCAATTTCAACGGTGGTGTTAACTACACAAGCAGACCTGGCCTCATCAACGACGAGCTCAACCTGGCCAACTCATGGAACTACAGGCTTGGTGTTTCTCTAAGCAGCAACATCAGTGAGAATATTGATTTCAGAGTAGCCACGTGGTCGAGATACAACGTGGTGGAAAACAGCCTGCGGCCTGCACTAAACAACAACTTCTTTAATCAGACTACCCGGATCAACTACAACATGATCTTTGGAAACGGCTTCACATTCAGAACAGACGTAAGGCATCAAATCAATGCCGGGCTTTCTGCGGGTTTCGACAATAGTTTCACTCTTTGGAACATGAGTGTGGGTAAGAAGTTGTTCAAAAACAAGCTTGGCGAAGTGA contains:
- the truB gene encoding tRNA pseudouridine(55) synthase TruB, whose protein sequence is MRGKKRYDFEAGETIGIDKPKEWTSFDVVKKVRNTIRIKKVGHAGTLDPLATGLLIICTGKATKTINQIQEQRKKYTCTLVLGKTTPSVDLETAFDSETDTQHLSADQIAEVLYSFQGAIQQVPPVYSAIKVDGKRAYESARKNETLELKAREVTIYSLQVLNMNLPEVEFVVECSKGTYIRSLVRDIGEKLGVGAYMSALRRNSIGDYQVEDAFTIEEFTSIFTSKPGNESS
- a CDS encoding bifunctional riboflavin kinase/FAD synthetase, with translation MKVVEGIARLDHDGYMVVTAGTFDGVHVGHKAILQQVCEQARVHNGKSVVITFWPHPKFILGDASTLKLLSTWKEKEELFRKSGIDFLVKIPFTKEFSELSGDAFIRQVLVDALGTKKLIIGYDHKFGKNREGSFEYLQENASQYGFEVEEIPRQDIDHIGISSTKVRKALMEGNIEHANEFLGYHYMLEGEVVKGDKIGTGLGFPTANLHIEESFKLIPADGIYAVTVDFKGKSFGGMLYIGNRPTLKASPKTIEVNIFNFDQSIYGERIRVNFVALLRKDQRFDSLETLKQQLIIDREQAISVLKQLK
- a CDS encoding CoA transferase subunit A, which gives rise to MISKVVKNAEEAVADIHDGSVLMLGGFGLCGIPENCISALLSSGVKNLTCISNNAGVDDFGIGLLLKTRQVKKMISSYVGENAEFERQLLSGELEVDLVPQGTLAERIRAGGAGIPAFFTPAGYGTEVAEGKEVREFDGKKYLLEAWLKADFSLVKAWKGDTAGNLVFKGTARNFNPMMATAGRITIAEVEELVPAGTLNPNDIHTPGVFVQRIFQGVNYEKRIEQRTIRQA
- a CDS encoding 3-oxoacid CoA-transferase subunit B codes for the protein MGLDKIAIAKRIAQEVKDGMYINLGIGIPTLVANYLPDGIDVVLQSENGLLGIGPFPTEEEVDADLINAGKQTVSMIPGSSLFSSADSFAMIRGGHIHLTILGAMEVSENGDIANWKIPGKMVKGMGGAMDLVASADNIIVAMQHKSKDGQSKLLKECTLPLTGIRCVKKIVSDLAVLEVLSEGGFKLLERAPGVSVEEIKASTAGKLIVEGEIPEMRIN
- a CDS encoding M48 family metalloprotease — protein: MKILKSFWIAGLLLAVVSCKKDDDDGGGLPVFFSLQNDIDLGKQVSDEIAANPTEYPVLDETEYAEAYAYLQGITDEILNSGKIEYRDEFAWKIHIIHDDEVLNAFATPGGYIYVYTGLIKYLDQEDDLAGVMGHELAHADRRHSMQQMQKAYGLQLVLNVILGQNPSKLAEIAGAVAGNATTLAFSRDNESEADEYSVIYLAEGKYACNGAYSFFQKLLDSNQAGKTPKFLSTHPDPASRVEDINAKATELGCDTTPLAPASYEDFKNSLPE
- the gldC gene encoding gliding motility protein GldC, coding for MNKSEIRFTVEMDENRVPEKIVWDADEKAGEELSETNAIALALWDADQKNTLRIDLWTKDMEVPDMKRFYIDCIGGMAQSVLNATGDEFMSQEMNALCDKLVTYLQKEGEQ
- a CDS encoding outer membrane beta-barrel protein, with the protein product MLRTLTITFLLFSLLRVHGQAVTISGTVKGANDYLGLPGATVLGEKLSSPPASLGVVTDLEGKFKLEKVEPGSYRFQFQYIGYQTVTKNVTVGIKDISFGDILLEEETKTLEEVKVTAQAMMSEQKGDTSVFNALAFKTVPDASAEDLVQKMPGIAMVDGVIQAQGENVQRILIDGKPFFGGDVQAALQSLPATVIESIQVFDKKSDQSELTGFDDGERIKTINIITKPNRRRGQFGKTSVGAGTDQRYMAGANLNMFNGDRRVTISGLSNNINILNYSASPNASADSRTQDGIINNNAIAVNFADTWAKSLEVSGSYLYNHRQDETTQTRFREYVLPSDSGQVYSESSYNNATNAEHRVFMKVDYKINDNNRIIWRPSASFGNNIRNSNFLGRTTSDFGPVNQTENSSSFDLFDLDYFNNLMYNHQFEKKGRAFTINLRNGFHVNTDDRYRLAENIFYQSADSSQLLKQNIEWNRKGHDWRVNASYTEPVGANGRIELEHTMGDRINDSDRRLYDFSEQFDDYTLLDEALSNTFDNSYFTQETELGYQYTLKKLTAQVEVEYQDAKLKNDQQFPREYTLNRRFNSVLPSSRFRYKFTDNTNIELDYRTWTREPQIGQLQDVIDNSNPLQLRTGNVDLNQTYTNRIRTRIRSNNPETNRSMFVYAHTELTSNYIGTSTFIAEEQTTVGQGVVLEKGSQLISPVNLGGYKEFRSYLSYGQPFSLIKSNVNFNGGVNYTSRPGLINDELNLANSWNYRLGVSLSSNISENIDFRVATWSRYNVVENSLRPALNNNFFNQTTRINYNMIFGNGFTFRTDVRHQINAGLSAGFDNSFTLWNMSVGKKLFKNKLGEVSMNVYDILKQNNNIRRNISEIYIEDTQSNVLNRYVMLSFTYNFRHFSVGASQEDFEEIKTN